From a region of the Babylonia areolata isolate BAREFJ2019XMU chromosome 25, ASM4173473v1, whole genome shotgun sequence genome:
- the LOC143299880 gene encoding uncharacterized protein LOC143299880 — protein MRYRMKGFLKDKWVICVAGVCAFMVLYLLYSTPWSSQKVVSSPPEFETYVRRFSGDYDVWPAYQAPANEQLEQAWFQKTCLPSKMELSIENLSEVLSHWGMSSNKECRELLVKFRTLYKVSTRNASVILPKPFQEKVRKWLGYNKDLFQEVYHQDIIHVINYFTREHTIFNPLRDKRPVSPPDQPEAKYFDQLIQNTAPTCDFCRFKDYTAEHTFLRVENEHAFSASNTFKMDTLHALLAMKQHDPLRWSPETFMGLMDLTLTWFHKAHKSFPSARFPSVIWDVLPKCGASQVHPHLHGFLDPERYHGVVESWRRGAQDYYSISGANFYTDMANVSATLGLAVTHRSATAFASLVPRKDHEVVIMAPAANNDFFEMVYFVLRAFVEDQGKYCFSMGMAYPALEGEEAVIPAYARVITRGVVTDIRADMSSLELFTATNVNIDPFKVAKLIKKSAEERRSKFR, from the exons ATGCG TTACAGAATGAAAGGGTTCCTGAAGGATAAATGGGTGATATGTGTGGCGGGAGTGTGTGCTTTTATGGTGCTGTATTTGCTGTACTCAACACCATGGAGTAGCCAAAAAGTCGTCAGTTCACCACCAGAATTTGAGACTTATGTGAGAAGATTTTCTGGTGATTATGATGTATGGCCAGCATACCAAGCGCCTGCAAACGAGCAGCTGGAACAG GCTTGGTTCCAGAAGACATGCCTGCCTTCCAAGATGGAACTGTCAATAGAAAACCTGTCAGAGGTTCTGTCCCACTGGGGTATGAGCTCCAACAAAGAATGCAG GGAATTGTTGGTGAAATTCCGGACATTGTACAAAGTGAGCACAAGAAATGCTTCTGTCATTCTGCCCAAGCCATTTCAGGAGAAAGTGAGGAAGTGGTTGGGCTACAACAAGGATCTCTTCCAAGAGGTGTATCATCAG GACATCATCCATGTCATCAACTATTTCACGCGTGAGCATACCATTTTCAACCCTCTGCGTGACAAACGCCCTGTTTCTCCCCCAGACCAACCAGAAGCCAAATA TTTTGATCAGTTGATACAAAATACAGCCCCAACTTGTGATTTCTGTCGCTTCAAAGA CTACACGGCAGAGCACACGTTCTTGCGGGTGGAAAACGAGCACGCCTTCTCCGCGTCCAACACGTTTAAAATGGACACGCTGCACGCCCTTCTTGCCATGAAGCAGCACGACCCCTTGAGGTGGTCCCCAGAGACCTTCATGGGCCTGATGGACCTCACTCTCACCTG GTTCCACAAGGCCCACAAATCGTTTCCCTCCGCACGTTTCCCGTCTGTGATTTGGGACGTGCTGCCCAAGTGCGGGGCCAGCCaggtccacccccacctccacggcTTCTTGGATCCTGAGAGATACCATG gtgtggtggAGTCGTGGCGCAGAGGAGCCCAAGATTACTACAGCATATCGGGAGCGAACTTCTACACAGACATGGCCAACGTGTCAGCGACCCTGGGCCTGGCGGTCACGCACAGATCGGCCACTGCCTTCGCCAGCTTG GTTCCTCGCAAAGACCATGAAGTTGTCATCATGGCACCAGCAGCAAACAATGACTTCTTTGAGATGGTCTACTTTGTCCTGAGAG cctttgTGGAGGACCAGGGAAAGTACTGTTTCTCCATGGGCATGGCCTACCCTGCACTG GAAGGGGAGGAGGCTGTGATTCCTGCGTACGCCCGAGTCATCACCCGTGGGGTGGTCACAGACATCCGTGCTGACATGAGTTCTTTGGAACTGTTCACG GCAACCAACGTGAACATCGATCCCTTCAAAGTGGCCAAGCTGATCAAAAAGTCTGCAGAGGAAAGGCGTTCCAAATTTCGATGA